Proteins from a genomic interval of Phenylobacterium sp. LH3H17:
- a CDS encoding DegT/DnrJ/EryC1/StrS aminotransferase family protein codes for MARTHSAVAQPPPSGTAAKPWDLARAPRIPVARPRLVELPAALPYLRSIDASRTYSNFGPLNTQFETRLAARFGLGPGHVATCNNATSGLTMALQRAAARGGRYCLMPAWTFAATAHAALAAGLTPFLVDVDPATWALTPEIALEALPRISHRVAAIVPVAPFGLPLDAAAWDAFQARTGVEVVLDAAAGFDALSVGHSAAVVSLHATKILGIGEGGFVISRDTDLIVDIRRRSNFGFDGSRDSSLIGGNGKISEFAAAYGLAALDHWKLQRAQYQTVLGYYRAALADTPDLRISPGLGDDWIASTFNIEAPEEAILEIEARLSQAEIATRRWWSHGLQGHRAFADLPRAALPVTERLAATTLGLPCWPGLDATAIDEISAVVRAVLRR; via the coding sequence ATGGCCAGGACCCATTCGGCAGTCGCACAGCCGCCGCCCAGCGGCACGGCCGCCAAGCCTTGGGACCTGGCGCGGGCCCCGCGCATCCCCGTCGCCCGGCCGCGCCTGGTCGAGCTCCCCGCGGCCCTGCCCTATCTGAGATCCATCGACGCCAGTCGCACCTACTCCAACTTCGGTCCGCTCAACACCCAGTTCGAGACCCGCCTGGCCGCCCGGTTCGGTCTGGGGCCCGGCCATGTCGCCACCTGCAACAACGCCACCAGCGGCCTGACCATGGCCTTGCAGCGGGCGGCGGCCAGGGGTGGCCGCTACTGCCTGATGCCCGCCTGGACTTTCGCGGCCACCGCCCATGCCGCGCTCGCCGCGGGCCTGACACCCTTTCTGGTCGACGTCGATCCGGCGACCTGGGCCCTGACCCCGGAGATCGCGCTGGAGGCCCTGCCGCGCATATCGCACCGGGTCGCCGCCATCGTGCCGGTCGCGCCTTTCGGCCTGCCGCTCGACGCCGCCGCCTGGGACGCCTTCCAGGCCAGGACCGGGGTGGAGGTCGTGCTCGACGCCGCCGCCGGCTTCGACGCCCTGAGCGTGGGCCATTCGGCCGCCGTGGTCAGCCTGCACGCCACCAAGATTCTCGGCATAGGCGAGGGCGGCTTCGTGATCAGCCGCGATACCGACCTGATCGTCGACATCCGCCGCCGCTCCAATTTCGGTTTCGACGGCAGCCGCGACTCCAGCCTGATCGGCGGCAATGGCAAGATCAGTGAGTTCGCCGCCGCCTACGGCCTGGCCGCGCTCGACCACTGGAAGCTGCAACGCGCCCAGTACCAGACGGTGCTCGGCTACTACCGCGCGGCCCTGGCGGACACGCCGGACCTGAGGATCTCGCCGGGCCTGGGCGATGACTGGATCGCTTCGACCTTCAATATCGAAGCGCCGGAAGAGGCCATCCTGGAGATCGAGGCGCGCCTGTCGCAGGCCGAGATCGCCACCCGCCGCTGGTGGAGTCATGGCCTGCAAGGACACCGGGCCTTCGCCGACCTGCCTCGGGCGGCCCTGCCCGTCACCGAGAGGCTGGCGGCCACCACCCTTGGCCTGCCCTGCTGGCCGGGGCTCGACGCCACGGCGATCGACGAGATCAGCGCGGTCGTCCGGGCAGTCCTCCGGCGCTGA
- the ilvC gene encoding ketol-acid reductoisomerase: MRVYYDRDADLARILDKKIAIVGYGSQGRAHALNLKDSGVKNVVVALRPGSATAKKVEADGLKVMSVAEAAKWADAIMVLAPDELQRGIYNEEIAPNIRDGAALLFAHGLNVHFNLIEPAPGIDVLMIAPKGPGHTVRGEYQKGGGVPCLIAIHQNPTGNAHDFGLAYASAIGGGRSGVIETTFREECETDLFGEQAVLCGGLVELIRAGFETLVEAGYAPEMAYFECLHEVKLIVDLIYEGGIANMNYSISNTAEYGEYVTGPRIVTAETKAEMKRVLEDIQSGRFVRDFMAENQAGQPSFKATRRRGSEHQIEEVGGRLRAMMPWITKNKLVDTARN, translated from the coding sequence ATGCGCGTCTACTACGACCGCGACGCCGACCTCGCCCGCATCCTGGACAAGAAGATCGCCATCGTAGGCTATGGCAGCCAGGGCCGCGCGCACGCGCTGAACCTGAAGGATTCCGGCGTGAAGAACGTGGTCGTGGCCCTGCGCCCCGGCTCGGCGACCGCCAAGAAGGTCGAGGCCGACGGCCTGAAGGTCATGTCCGTGGCCGAGGCCGCGAAGTGGGCCGACGCCATCATGGTGCTGGCCCCCGACGAACTGCAGCGCGGCATCTACAACGAGGAAATCGCGCCCAACATCCGTGACGGCGCGGCCCTGCTGTTCGCCCACGGCCTGAACGTGCACTTCAACCTGATCGAGCCGGCCCCCGGCATCGACGTGCTGATGATCGCGCCGAAGGGCCCCGGCCACACCGTGCGTGGCGAATACCAGAAGGGCGGCGGCGTGCCGTGCCTGATCGCCATCCACCAGAACCCGACGGGCAACGCCCACGACTTCGGCCTGGCCTACGCCTCGGCCATCGGCGGCGGCCGCTCGGGCGTCATCGAGACCACCTTCCGCGAGGAATGCGAAACCGACCTGTTCGGCGAGCAGGCCGTGCTGTGCGGTGGACTGGTGGAGTTGATCCGCGCAGGCTTCGAAACCCTGGTCGAGGCGGGATACGCGCCTGAAATGGCCTATTTCGAGTGCCTGCACGAGGTGAAGCTGATCGTGGACCTGATCTACGAAGGCGGCATCGCCAACATGAACTACTCGATCTCCAACACCGCGGAGTACGGAGAGTACGTGACCGGGCCGCGCATCGTCACCGCCGAGACCAAGGCCGAGATGAAGCGCGTGCTGGAGGACATCCAGTCGGGCCGCTTCGTGCGCGACTTCATGGCCGAGAACCAGGCGGGCCAGCCCAGCTTCAAGGCCACCCGCCGCCGCGGTTCTGAACACCAGATCGAGGAAGTGGGCGGCCGCCTGCGCGCCATGATGCCCTGGATCACCAAGAACAAGCTGGTCGACACCGCGCGCAACTAG
- a CDS encoding RcnB family protein → MSKLGTSVLVLALLASTGVAAAQEGGYRPEMRRSWKNTELPETAPQTRPAREAREAPAAPQAAAAPEAPRVRDGGERRGDGDRGPRPDGERRDGSRGERWSRGGDQARPPTPAVVQPAPEQRRDWSRDGRRPDTDRGERRDRDWNNDRRNDRRDGRDWNRDRNDGRDWNDGRRWDDARRHQQRPRYDRRYYQPDWRTTQRYRGWAYQAPRGFYMRSWVFGDLLPRSWWEPQYRIDDWWAYGLPIPPIGYEWVRVGDDALLVDMFSGRVIQVARNLFW, encoded by the coding sequence ATGTCGAAACTTGGTACGAGCGTTCTGGTCTTGGCCTTGCTGGCCTCCACAGGCGTGGCCGCCGCCCAGGAGGGCGGTTACCGGCCGGAAATGCGCCGCAGCTGGAAGAACACCGAGCTGCCCGAGACCGCGCCGCAAACCCGTCCGGCTCGGGAGGCCCGCGAGGCCCCGGCCGCGCCACAGGCCGCCGCCGCACCCGAAGCCCCGCGCGTGCGCGATGGCGGCGAGCGTCGTGGCGACGGAGACCGCGGCCCGCGTCCGGACGGCGAACGCCGGGACGGGAGCCGGGGCGAACGCTGGAGCCGAGGCGGCGACCAGGCGCGCCCGCCCACGCCCGCCGTGGTTCAGCCCGCGCCCGAACAGCGCCGCGATTGGAGCCGCGATGGGCGGCGTCCCGACACCGATCGGGGCGAGCGGCGCGACCGCGATTGGAACAACGACCGCCGGAACGATCGGCGCGACGGCCGCGACTGGAACCGGGACCGCAACGACGGTCGCGACTGGAACGACGGACGCCGCTGGGATGACGCGCGCCGCCATCAGCAAAGGCCGCGCTATGATCGTCGCTATTACCAGCCTGATTGGCGCACCACGCAGCGCTACCGTGGCTGGGCCTACCAGGCGCCGCGCGGCTTCTATATGCGCAGCTGGGTGTTCGGCGACCTGTTGCCCCGCAGCTGGTGGGAGCCGCAGTACCGGATCGACGACTGGTGGGCCTATGGCCTGCCCATTCCGCCCATCGGCTACGAATGGGTTCGGGTCGGGGACGACGCCCTGCTGGTGGACATGTTCAGCGGGCGAGTGATCCAGGTGGCTCGCAACCTCTTCTGGTAG
- a CDS encoding TonB-dependent receptor: MIRRSILAAGSACGALLIATAAQAQVAGDAARGDQPVDIGELIITATRFEAPRSTVPATIQVIDEEAIQSQTALGFSAVETVSNLVPSFSPTRQKLSGFGETLRGRSPLYLVDGVPQSTPLRDDSRDGFTIDPFFIDKVEVVFGANAIQGIGATGGVINYVTAPTPKETEGFTGRVLAQASADPDRFGDSTGWKTAAHVGRDFGQWDFVAGAAYEARGAYYDADERRIGFDGAQGELQDSKSWSLFGKAGVDLTDLRRVEVMVNHFELEADNDYVTVNGSRATGLTTTAVRGRTPGLPTVNDVTSAAVTYRDRGLFGGVLTLQAYAHDYEGVFGGGTFADFQDPRIAPVGTLFDQSANNSEKQGFKIDYERGIAALPGFRMLVGLDGLRDKTFQALALTGRFWVPETTYKSLSPFLQLRQSALEGRLNLSAGVRRENATLEVDDYTTLYAYGPRQVAGGEPSFKETLYNVGATFEVMDGLTAYASYAQGFTMPDVGRVLRAINTPGRDVDTYLDVTPVVSDNVELGLDYGSGPLQAQAAWFRSTSDRGSLLVLNAGGNFEVQRQRTEVEGIELSARFAATDWLTIGGAYAHLEGRTDSNGDGSVDRDLNGANIAPDRLLLYAEVTRGDWSGRLQAQQFYGRDFEGEVALNSFEGYGLVDAVVAWKAPAATLTLGVQNLLDEQYVTYFSDTQGPTDNARYFAGRGRTLAVGVTRDF, translated from the coding sequence GTGATACGCCGTTCCATTCTCGCCGCCGGAAGCGCCTGCGGGGCCCTGCTGATCGCCACCGCCGCCCAGGCCCAGGTCGCGGGAGACGCCGCGCGGGGCGACCAGCCGGTCGATATCGGCGAGCTGATCATCACCGCCACCCGCTTCGAGGCGCCGCGCTCCACGGTTCCGGCCACCATCCAGGTCATCGACGAGGAAGCCATCCAGTCCCAGACCGCGCTCGGCTTCTCGGCCGTGGAGACGGTGTCCAACCTGGTGCCGTCCTTCTCCCCCACCCGCCAGAAGCTGTCGGGCTTCGGTGAGACCCTGCGCGGCCGCTCGCCGCTCTACCTGGTGGACGGAGTGCCCCAGTCGACGCCGCTCCGCGACGACAGCCGCGACGGCTTCACCATCGATCCGTTCTTCATCGACAAGGTCGAGGTGGTGTTCGGCGCCAACGCCATCCAGGGCATCGGCGCCACCGGCGGGGTGATCAACTACGTCACAGCCCCGACACCCAAGGAGACCGAGGGCTTCACCGGCCGGGTCCTGGCCCAGGCCAGCGCCGATCCCGACCGCTTCGGCGACAGCACCGGCTGGAAGACCGCCGCCCACGTCGGCCGCGACTTCGGCCAGTGGGACTTCGTGGCCGGCGCCGCCTACGAGGCTCGCGGGGCCTATTATGACGCCGACGAGCGCCGCATTGGTTTCGACGGCGCCCAGGGCGAGCTGCAGGATTCCAAGTCCTGGTCCCTGTTCGGCAAGGCCGGGGTCGACCTGACCGACCTGCGGCGGGTGGAAGTGATGGTCAACCACTTCGAGCTGGAGGCCGACAACGACTACGTCACGGTCAACGGCAGTCGCGCCACGGGCCTGACCACCACGGCGGTGCGCGGCCGAACCCCGGGCCTGCCCACCGTCAACGATGTCACCTCAGCGGCGGTCACCTATCGCGACCGCGGCCTGTTCGGCGGCGTGCTCACCCTGCAGGCCTATGCCCACGACTATGAGGGCGTGTTCGGCGGCGGGACCTTCGCCGATTTCCAGGACCCGCGCATCGCCCCGGTCGGGACCCTGTTCGACCAGTCGGCCAACAATTCCGAGAAACAGGGCTTCAAGATCGACTATGAGCGCGGCATCGCCGCCCTGCCCGGCTTCAGGATGCTGGTAGGCCTCGACGGCCTGCGCGACAAGACCTTCCAGGCCCTGGCGCTGACCGGCCGCTTCTGGGTGCCCGAGACCACCTACAAGAGCCTGTCGCCCTTCCTGCAGCTGCGCCAGTCGGCGCTCGAGGGCCGCCTGAACCTGTCCGCCGGGGTGCGCCGGGAGAACGCCACCCTGGAGGTCGACGACTACACGACCCTCTACGCCTACGGTCCGCGCCAGGTCGCCGGCGGCGAGCCCAGCTTCAAGGAGACGCTCTACAATGTGGGCGCGACCTTCGAGGTCATGGACGGCCTGACCGCCTACGCTTCCTACGCCCAGGGCTTCACCATGCCCGACGTCGGCCGGGTCCTGCGGGCCATCAACACCCCGGGCCGCGACGTCGACACCTATCTCGACGTGACCCCGGTGGTCTCCGACAATGTCGAACTGGGCCTCGACTACGGATCCGGCCCGCTCCAGGCCCAGGCGGCCTGGTTCCGCTCGACCTCGGACCGCGGCTCGCTGCTGGTGCTGAACGCCGGCGGCAATTTCGAGGTCCAGCGCCAGCGCACCGAGGTCGAGGGGATCGAGCTCTCCGCCCGGTTCGCGGCCACCGACTGGCTGACCATCGGCGGCGCCTACGCCCACCTGGAAGGCCGCACCGACAGCAACGGCGACGGCTCGGTCGACCGTGACCTCAACGGCGCCAACATCGCTCCCGACCGCCTGCTGCTCTATGCCGAAGTCACCCGCGGCGACTGGTCGGGCCGCCTGCAGGCCCAGCAGTTCTATGGCCGCGACTTCGAAGGCGAGGTCGCCCTCAACAGCTTCGAGGGCTACGGCCTGGTCGACGCCGTCGTCGCCTGGAAGGCGCCGGCCGCCACCCTGACGCTCGGCGTCCAGAACCTGTTGGACGAGCAGTACGTCACCTACTTCAGCGACACCCAGGGCCCGACCGACAACGCCCGATACTTCGCCGGCCGGGGCCGGACGCTGGCCGTCGGCGTCACCAGGGACTTCTGA
- a CDS encoding DUF924 family protein gives MAAAPQDVTGFWRTAGPQKWYAKDAKFDAAIALKFEPVHYAAARGEYDGWAAAAEGALALLILFDQFPRNLFRGSPHAFATDGKARQVARTAVNAGHDRAVEPQLRQFFYMPFEHSEGLADQDEAVRLFTAVRDETGDAESLKWAVIHRDIITRFGRFPHRNASLGRTTTPAEQAFLDEGGFAG, from the coding sequence ATGGCCGCCGCACCACAGGACGTCACCGGCTTCTGGCGCACCGCCGGGCCGCAGAAATGGTACGCCAAGGACGCGAAGTTCGACGCCGCGATCGCGCTGAAGTTCGAGCCCGTCCACTACGCCGCCGCCCGCGGGGAGTATGACGGCTGGGCGGCCGCCGCGGAGGGGGCGCTGGCCCTGCTGATCCTGTTCGACCAATTCCCGCGCAACCTGTTCCGCGGCTCGCCCCACGCCTTCGCCACCGACGGCAAGGCCCGGCAGGTGGCGCGCACCGCGGTGAACGCCGGCCACGACCGCGCCGTCGAGCCGCAGCTGCGGCAGTTCTTCTACATGCCCTTCGAACACTCCGAGGGCCTCGCCGACCAGGACGAGGCCGTGCGGCTGTTCACCGCCGTCCGCGACGAGACGGGCGACGCTGAGTCGCTGAAATGGGCGGTGATCCACCGCGACATCATCACGCGCTTCGGGCGCTTCCCGCACCGCAACGCCAGCCTGGGCCGGACCACCACGCCGGCGGAACAGGCCTTCCTGGACGAGGGCGGCTTCGCGGGGTGA
- a CDS encoding PepSY domain-containing protein: protein MGFLRTVHAWAGALLALQLIVLGLSGSLLVLKDDWLRATLPAARQVVTATPQALGQAAEALEQAYPGEIKTLVFARPDLGVHRVRLAHEASAYADGSGGVVAAWRGNARLEAWIFDLHHKLLAGEPGEMMVGIVGLAGAVLTLTGLVIWFPSWRAFGWKLWPRSSRRRDMVAAHRDTGMIFLVPVFALCLTGGAIIFHEQSQALMTAAFPGGIEPAKPPKAGQGDIDWPRALAAAQTRFPDATLRMAVWPAKPGAPATIRLRQAGEWHPNGRTLVYVDPATSRAIGTLDSRALAPGMRAYNAFFPLHAASVGGRAYDLAIFLSGLALAGLGGVGLWSFLVKPRQRRAAAASA, encoded by the coding sequence ATGGGCTTCCTGCGCACCGTTCATGCCTGGGCCGGCGCGCTGCTGGCGCTGCAACTCATCGTCCTGGGGCTCTCCGGCTCCCTGCTGGTGCTGAAGGACGACTGGCTGCGGGCCACCCTTCCCGCGGCTCGCCAGGTGGTGACCGCGACGCCCCAGGCCCTGGGACAGGCGGCCGAGGCGCTGGAGCAGGCTTATCCGGGCGAGATCAAGACCTTGGTCTTCGCCCGCCCCGATCTCGGCGTCCACCGGGTCCGCCTGGCCCACGAGGCCTCTGCCTATGCCGACGGCTCCGGCGGGGTGGTCGCCGCCTGGCGGGGGAACGCCCGGCTCGAGGCCTGGATCTTCGACCTGCATCACAAGCTGCTGGCCGGCGAGCCGGGCGAGATGATGGTCGGAATCGTCGGCCTGGCCGGAGCCGTCCTGACCCTCACCGGCCTGGTGATCTGGTTTCCGTCCTGGCGCGCCTTCGGCTGGAAGCTCTGGCCGCGATCATCGCGCCGACGGGACATGGTCGCCGCCCACCGCGACACCGGCATGATCTTCCTGGTGCCGGTCTTCGCCCTCTGCCTGACCGGCGGGGCGATCATCTTCCACGAGCAGAGCCAGGCCCTGATGACCGCCGCCTTCCCGGGCGGGATCGAACCGGCCAAGCCGCCCAAGGCGGGTCAGGGAGACATCGACTGGCCCCGCGCGCTCGCCGCCGCCCAGACCCGCTTCCCCGACGCCACCCTGCGCATGGCCGTCTGGCCCGCCAAGCCCGGCGCGCCCGCCACCATCCGCCTGCGCCAGGCCGGTGAGTGGCACCCGAACGGCCGCACACTGGTCTATGTCGATCCCGCGACCAGCCGGGCGATCGGGACGCTGGACAGCCGCGCCCTCGCGCCCGGCATGAGGGCCTACAACGCCTTCTTCCCCCTGCACGCCGCCTCGGTGGGCGGCCGGGCCTACGACCTGGCGATCTTCCTGTCCGGCCTGGCCCTGGCGGGCCTGGGCGGGGTCGGGCTCTGGTCGTTCCTGGTCAAGCCGCGACAACGCCGCGCGGCGGCGGCGTCGGCTTAA
- a CDS encoding acyltransferase has product MKTYRGRFMREAELRELGVAQVGENVAVHETCVMVDLEAMTFGDNVRIDPFTLLSAAGGWLRFGDFIHVSSNCSILGGSGVELGDFANLSAGVRIFSRTDDYTGEFLTNPTVPPAFTLPPAARPVRLGRHVILGANTIVLPEVEIGEGTAVGAGALIRHSLDPWGIYAGVPAKFLRNRRQDIIDHESRLKAALAAGKTDLPVARL; this is encoded by the coding sequence ATGAAGACCTACCGGGGACGTTTCATGCGCGAGGCGGAGCTCCGCGAGCTCGGCGTCGCCCAGGTGGGCGAGAACGTCGCGGTCCACGAAACGTGCGTGATGGTGGACCTGGAGGCCATGACCTTCGGCGACAACGTGCGGATCGATCCCTTCACCCTGCTGAGCGCGGCGGGCGGCTGGCTGCGCTTCGGCGACTTCATCCATGTGAGTTCGAACTGCTCGATCCTGGGAGGATCGGGCGTGGAGCTCGGCGACTTCGCCAACCTGTCGGCCGGGGTGAGGATCTTCTCGCGGACGGACGACTACACGGGCGAGTTCCTGACCAATCCCACTGTGCCGCCCGCCTTCACCCTGCCGCCTGCGGCGCGGCCCGTGCGCCTGGGCCGCCATGTGATCCTGGGCGCGAACACCATCGTGCTGCCGGAGGTGGAGATCGGCGAGGGGACCGCCGTCGGCGCAGGCGCCCTGATCCGTCACAGCCTGGATCCCTGGGGAATCTATGCCGGGGTTCCGGCTAAATTTCTCCGTAACCGACGGCAAGATATCATTGACCATGAGAGTCGCTTGAAGGCCGCGCTCGCGGCGGGAAAGACGGACTTGCCGGTGGCGCGTCTCTGA
- a CDS encoding M23 family metallopeptidase, with the protein MTRALALHAVHPARVRLFQTWLTLGAAVLVATLLHAGAHATGWTSASLGKAAAPMVKAVNARLAPRPAAVKTVLVWHGADIDGDGEADFANPTGAAPRVHDAYGEGRFGASRDGGVRDHEGVDYAATSGQEVVAPISGFVTKIGQAYADHPDLRFVEITNPALGHVARVFYVDPTVEVGQTVRLGDPVGQAHSLQAAYPGGMTDHVHLEIMGPDQRRFDAGRVIVARYRTTRAG; encoded by the coding sequence ATGACTCGCGCCTTGGCCCTGCACGCCGTCCATCCCGCTCGCGTCCGGCTCTTTCAGACCTGGCTCACCTTGGGGGCGGCGGTCCTGGTGGCGACCTTGTTGCACGCCGGCGCCCACGCCACCGGCTGGACGAGCGCTTCCCTGGGCAAGGCGGCGGCCCCCATGGTCAAGGCGGTCAACGCCAGGCTCGCGCCGAGGCCGGCCGCGGTGAAGACCGTTCTGGTCTGGCACGGCGCCGACATCGACGGCGACGGTGAAGCCGACTTCGCCAACCCCACCGGGGCGGCGCCCCGCGTTCACGACGCCTATGGCGAAGGCCGCTTCGGAGCTTCGCGTGACGGCGGCGTCCGCGACCACGAGGGCGTCGACTACGCGGCGACCTCGGGTCAGGAGGTCGTCGCCCCGATCTCCGGTTTCGTCACCAAGATCGGCCAGGCCTATGCCGACCATCCCGACCTTCGCTTCGTGGAGATCACCAATCCGGCGCTCGGCCACGTCGCGCGGGTCTTCTATGTCGATCCCACGGTCGAGGTGGGCCAGACCGTGCGGCTCGGCGACCCGGTCGGCCAGGCCCACAGCCTGCAAGCGGCCTATCCCGGTGGGATGACCGACCACGTCCATCTCGAGATCATGGGCCCCGACCAACGCCGCTTCGACGCCGGTCGGGTGATCGTGGCCCGCTACAGGACGACGCGCGCCGGCTAA
- a CDS encoding MazG nucleotide pyrophosphohydrolase domain-containing protein, which translates to MEFKALSERAWEIRRLYERLETQRYGRPWTREEVALGFMGDVGDLMKLIQAKEGVRAIPDADAKLAHELADCLWSVMTLARLYEVDLEAAFTSTMDELEASVGERLSP; encoded by the coding sequence TTGGAATTCAAAGCCCTTTCGGAACGCGCCTGGGAAATCCGCAGGCTCTACGAGCGTCTCGAAACCCAAAGATACGGCCGCCCATGGACCCGCGAGGAGGTCGCCCTTGGCTTCATGGGCGATGTCGGCGACCTGATGAAGCTGATCCAGGCCAAGGAGGGCGTCCGCGCGATCCCCGACGCCGACGCCAAGCTCGCCCACGAGTTGGCCGACTGCCTGTGGTCGGTCATGACGCTGGCGCGGCTTTACGAGGTGGACCTCGAGGCCGCGTTCACCTCGACCATGGACGAGCTCGAGGCCAGCGTCGGCGAACGTCTCAGCCCTTGA
- a CDS encoding acyl-CoA thioesterase II, whose protein sequence is MTDTKTAEHPLDRTLRLEPLGAGRYRGATTPDYWNMAGPFGGTTAAVLLKAVLDHPERRGRPVALTVNFCAALAQGEFEIAVRLVRDGRSTQHWNVEMTQGASVASTASVVTGAERETWSHALASPPEMPPARALAVMPTEGRNAWLQRYEFRYARGEPMRANGANPEQPGPALSQAWVRDTPARPLDYLALAALSDTFVVKILNVRGDVPPVATVSLSTYFMADEAALARQGSRPLATTSDARVFKHGFNDQSAELWSDDGQLLAVSHQVVWFKG, encoded by the coding sequence ATGACGGACACGAAGACCGCCGAACATCCCCTGGACCGGACCCTGAGGCTGGAGCCGCTGGGCGCGGGCCGCTACCGGGGCGCGACGACACCCGACTATTGGAACATGGCCGGGCCATTCGGCGGGACAACGGCGGCCGTCCTGCTGAAGGCGGTATTGGACCATCCCGAGCGACGGGGCCGTCCGGTGGCGCTGACGGTGAACTTCTGCGCGGCCCTGGCGCAGGGCGAGTTCGAGATCGCCGTGCGGCTGGTGCGCGACGGGCGCTCCACACAGCACTGGAACGTGGAGATGACCCAGGGCGCGAGCGTCGCCAGCACCGCCAGCGTGGTGACCGGGGCCGAGCGGGAGACCTGGAGCCACGCCTTGGCGAGCCCGCCCGAGATGCCGCCCGCCCGCGCCTTGGCGGTCATGCCCACAGAGGGGCGCAACGCCTGGCTGCAGCGCTACGAATTCCGCTACGCACGCGGCGAACCCATGCGCGCGAACGGGGCGAACCCCGAGCAGCCGGGCCCCGCCCTGTCCCAGGCCTGGGTGCGAGACACCCCGGCCCGGCCGCTGGACTACCTCGCCCTGGCGGCGCTCAGCGACACCTTCGTGGTCAAGATCCTAAACGTGCGCGGCGACGTCCCGCCGGTCGCCACGGTCTCGCTCTCCACCTATTTCATGGCCGACGAGGCAGCCCTCGCGCGGCAGGGATCCCGGCCGCTGGCGACCACCAGCGACGCGCGGGTATTCAAGCATGGCTTCAACGACCAGAGCGCCGAGCTATGGAGCGACGACGGCCAGCTACTGGCGGTGTCGCACCAGGTGGTGTGGTTCAAGGGCTGA
- a CDS encoding tRNA1(Val) (adenine(37)-N6)-methyltransferase, with protein METTPHPSSPETLSQDRLLGGRVLLRQALGGYRAGLDAALLAAACDAAEGARVLEAGCGPGGALLAAAVRRPGARFTGLERDAAAAALARENVAANQVADRVAILDGDVARPFKALGLAPFDAVMANPPFFDDPAALRAPAPAKRDAWMADGGLSTWTGFLLKATREGGTITLIHRADRLADILALLAPKAGSFQVRPIHPHADAPAKRVLVRAIKTGKAPLQLLPALVLHPREGAKHTPEAEAILRGEADIPWR; from the coding sequence GCCACACCCTTCCTCTCCCGAGACCCTCTCCCAGGATCGCCTGCTGGGCGGCCGGGTGCTGCTCCGCCAGGCGCTCGGCGGCTATCGGGCGGGGCTGGACGCCGCCCTCCTGGCCGCCGCCTGCGACGCCGCCGAGGGCGCCCGGGTGCTGGAAGCCGGCTGCGGGCCGGGGGGCGCCTTGCTCGCCGCAGCGGTCCGTCGTCCGGGCGCCCGCTTCACGGGCCTGGAGCGCGACGCCGCCGCCGCGGCCCTGGCCCGCGAGAACGTCGCGGCGAACCAAGTCGCCGATCGCGTGGCCATCCTGGATGGCGATGTCGCCCGGCCCTTCAAGGCCCTGGGCCTGGCGCCCTTCGACGCGGTGATGGCCAACCCGCCCTTCTTTGACGATCCGGCCGCCCTGCGCGCGCCGGCCCCGGCCAAGCGCGACGCCTGGATGGCCGACGGCGGGCTCTCCACCTGGACGGGTTTCCTGCTGAAGGCCACGCGCGAGGGCGGGACCATCACCCTGATCCATCGCGCCGACCGGCTGGCCGACATCCTGGCCCTGCTGGCGCCCAAGGCCGGCTCCTTCCAGGTGCGCCCCATCCACCCCCACGCCGACGCCCCGGCCAAGCGGGTCCTGGTCAGGGCGATCAAGACCGGCAAGGCGCCGTTGCAGCTCCTGCCCGCCCTGGTCCTGCACCCTCGCGAGGGCGCCAAGCACACGCCCGAAGCCGAGGCGATCCTGCGCGGCGAGGCGGATATCCCCTGGCGCTGA